A stretch of the Macrobrachium nipponense isolate FS-2020 chromosome 23, ASM1510439v2, whole genome shotgun sequence genome encodes the following:
- the LOC135198253 gene encoding uncharacterized protein LOC135198253, whose translation MCLCSNNSEVSEDLISAIGEGGFRLTKFVSNSIDVLEALPGEDCSVESDKFDLDIESLMRRALGMLWDLKEDSFKLSIELKDNPFTRGGLFSTVSSLYDPLGLLSPIILPVKKLLQELCQMESLDWDERILDEPAERWQPI comes from the coding sequence ATGTGCTTATGTTCCAACAACAGTGAAGTTAGTGAAGATTTGATATCTGCAATAGGTGAAGGAGGTTTTAGGTTAACTAAATTTGTCAGCAATTCAATTGATGTCCTTGAAGCTTTGCCTGGTGAAGATTGTTCAGTTGAAAGTGACAAGTTCGATCTTGACATTGAGAGTCTAATGAGAAGAGCCTTAGGAATGTTGTGGGACCTTAAAGAAGATTCATTCAAGTTATCAATTGAGCTCAAGGATAATCCATTCACCAGAGGAGGGTTGTTTTCAACTGTTTCATCATTATATGATCCACTTGGGTTGCTCTCTCCAATCATCTTACCAGTCAAGAAACTGTTACAAGAATTGTGTCAAATGGAGAGCCTAGACTGGGATGAGAGGATTCTGGATGAGCCAGCTGAAAGGTGGCAACCGATATAA